A single region of the Pseudomonas sp. VD-NE ins genome encodes:
- a CDS encoding class I SAM-dependent methyltransferase has product MKQTPNDLEQITATTLGHYNSVAEDFREGTRDHDVSQNIDALLRHIQGVAPFTVLDFGCGPGRDLQTFTRMGHIAVGLDGSQEFARMAREDSGCEVLQQDFLKLDLPAERFDGIFANAVLFHVPLQELPRVLQQLRDTLKPGGVLFSSNPRGDNREGWNGPRYGSYHDLEAWRGLLVRAGFVELEHYFRPAGLPREQQPWLASVWRKG; this is encoded by the coding sequence ATGAAGCAGACCCCCAACGATCTCGAACAGATCACCGCCACCACCCTCGGCCACTACAACTCGGTGGCTGAAGACTTCCGTGAAGGCACCCGCGACCACGATGTCAGCCAGAACATCGATGCGTTGCTGCGGCATATTCAAGGGGTGGCGCCGTTCACGGTTCTGGATTTCGGCTGCGGGCCGGGGCGGGACTTGCAGACGTTTACGCGTATGGGTCACATCGCCGTAGGGCTGGATGGTTCGCAAGAGTTTGCGCGAATGGCCCGCGAGGACAGTGGTTGCGAGGTGCTGCAACAGGACTTTCTGAAGCTCGATCTGCCGGCTGAACGCTTCGACGGAATCTTCGCCAATGCGGTGCTGTTTCATGTGCCATTGCAGGAATTGCCACGGGTTTTGCAACAGCTGCGCGATACCTTGAAACCGGGCGGTGTGCTGTTCAGCTCTAACCCGCGTGGGGATAACCGCGAGGGCTGGAACGGGCCGCGCTATGGCTCGTATCACGATCTGGAGGCATGGCGCGGGCTGCTTGTCCGCGCCGGATTCGTCGAACTGGAACACTACTTCCGTCCCGCCGGCCTGCCGCGCGAGCAGCAGCCGTGGTTGGCCAGCGTCTGGCGCAAAGGCTGA
- a CDS encoding LLM class flavin-dependent oxidoreductase, producing MSAGKKKILLNAFNMNCIGHINHGLWTHPRDTSTRYNTIEYWTELAQLLERGLFDGLFIADIVGVYDVYQNSVDVTLKESIQLPVNDPLLLVSAMAAVTKNLGFGLTANLTYEPPYLFARRMSTLDHLSRGRVGWNIVTGYLDSAAKAMGLSEQVEHDRRYDQAEEYLEVLYKLWEGSWENGAVLNDREQRIYANPEKVHKVEHKGEFYQVEGYHLCEPSPQRTPVLFQAGSSDRGLLFAGRHAECVFISGQNKPSTRVQVDKVRASAVEAGRNPEDIKVFMGLNVIVGATEEAAWAKHAEYLSYASAEAGVAHFSASTGIDFSQYGIDEPIQYVKSNAIQSATKNLQNNDWTRRKLLDQHALGGRYITVVGSPEQVADELESWIAETGLDGFNLTRIVTPESYVDFIELVIPELQRRGSYKTAYDSGSLREKLFHGEAQLPEQHTGSSFRR from the coding sequence ATGAGCGCCGGGAAAAAGAAGATCCTGCTCAACGCGTTCAACATGAACTGCATCGGCCACATCAACCATGGCCTGTGGACGCATCCGCGCGACACCTCAACGCGCTACAACACCATCGAGTACTGGACGGAACTGGCGCAATTGCTGGAGCGCGGGCTGTTCGACGGCTTGTTCATCGCCGACATCGTTGGTGTGTACGACGTCTATCAGAACTCGGTCGACGTCACGCTCAAAGAGTCGATCCAGTTGCCGGTCAACGATCCGTTGCTGCTGGTTTCAGCGATGGCTGCGGTGACGAAAAACCTCGGCTTCGGCCTGACCGCTAACCTCACCTATGAGCCGCCGTATCTGTTCGCCCGGCGCATGTCGACGCTCGATCATCTGAGCCGTGGTCGCGTCGGCTGGAACATCGTCACCGGTTACCTCGACAGCGCCGCCAAAGCCATGGGCCTCAGCGAGCAGGTCGAACATGACCGTCGCTACGACCAGGCCGAGGAGTACCTGGAAGTGCTCTACAAACTCTGGGAAGGCAGCTGGGAAAACGGCGCGGTGCTCAATGACCGCGAGCAGCGGATCTACGCCAACCCCGAAAAAGTGCACAAGGTCGAGCACAAGGGCGAGTTTTATCAGGTCGAGGGTTATCACCTTTGTGAACCATCGCCGCAGCGCACGCCGGTGCTGTTTCAGGCCGGCAGCTCCGATCGCGGTTTGCTGTTCGCCGGGCGCCATGCCGAGTGCGTGTTCATCAGCGGCCAGAATAAACCGTCGACCAGGGTTCAGGTCGACAAGGTCCGCGCCAGCGCCGTGGAAGCCGGGCGTAACCCTGAGGACATCAAGGTGTTCATGGGCCTTAACGTGATTGTCGGCGCGACGGAAGAAGCCGCGTGGGCCAAGCACGCCGAGTACCTGAGTTACGCCAGCGCCGAGGCCGGTGTGGCGCATTTTTCCGCCTCTACCGGCATCGATTTTTCCCAGTACGGGATCGACGAACCGATCCAGTACGTGAAGAGCAACGCCATTCAGTCAGCCACCAAGAACCTGCAGAACAACGACTGGACCCGGCGCAAATTGCTCGACCAGCACGCGCTCGGTGGCCGTTACATCACCGTGGTCGGTTCGCCTGAGCAAGTCGCGGATGAACTGGAATCGTGGATTGCCGAGACCGGCCTCGATGGTTTCAACCTGACCCGCATTGTTACCCCTGAAAGCTATGTCGATTTTATTGAGCTGGTGATTCCCGAGTTGCAGCGGCGCGGGTCGTACAAGACTGCGTACGACAGCGGCAGCTTGCGCGAGAAGCTGTTTCACGGAGAGGCGCAGTTGCCCGAGCAACACACCGGCTCCTCGTTTCGCCGCTAA
- a CDS encoding ATP-binding cassette domain-containing protein has product MTAAIQRRLDIPEPHNAEKTELHPELNRAHVRFIGLGKTYNGRQGPVAALQGIDLAIQRGEVFGIIGRSGAGKSSLIRTINRLEQPTSGRVLIDQVDIGEFDEDRLVALRRRIGMIFQHFNLMSAKTVWQNVELPLKVAGVPKAQREKKVRELLELVGLQEKHKAYPAQLSGGQKQRVGIARALVHDPDILLCDEATSALDPETTQSILGLLREINKRLGLTIVLITHEMAVIREICDRVVVLEHGRIVEQGPVWEVFGNPQHEVSQTLLAPLQHALPEELQSRLQTQPTASDAAVVLRLQFTGSASDEPDLAALFTALGGRVKLLQGGVERIQGHALGQLLLAISGSAFSAEQLRERAAPWAQRVEVLGYVA; this is encoded by the coding sequence ATGACGGCCGCGATCCAACGGCGACTGGATATTCCAGAGCCCCACAATGCTGAAAAAACCGAGCTGCACCCCGAGCTGAATCGCGCCCACGTACGCTTCATCGGTCTGGGCAAAACCTACAACGGCCGGCAAGGCCCGGTCGCGGCTTTGCAGGGCATCGATCTGGCGATTCAGCGCGGCGAAGTGTTCGGCATCATCGGCCGCAGCGGCGCCGGCAAGTCATCGCTGATCCGTACGATCAATCGTCTGGAGCAACCGACGTCGGGGCGGGTGCTGATCGATCAGGTCGACATCGGCGAGTTCGATGAAGATCGTCTCGTCGCTTTGCGCCGGCGCATCGGCATGATCTTCCAGCACTTCAATCTGATGTCGGCCAAGACTGTTTGGCAGAACGTCGAACTGCCGCTGAAAGTCGCGGGTGTGCCGAAAGCACAACGCGAGAAAAAGGTGCGCGAACTGCTCGAACTGGTTGGCCTGCAGGAAAAGCACAAGGCTTATCCGGCGCAGCTATCCGGCGGGCAGAAACAGCGTGTCGGCATCGCCCGCGCGCTGGTGCATGACCCGGATATTCTGCTCTGCGACGAGGCCACTTCGGCGCTCGACCCGGAGACCACGCAGTCGATCCTCGGCCTGCTGCGCGAGATCAATAAACGCCTGGGCCTGACCATCGTATTGATTACCCATGAAATGGCAGTGATCCGCGAAATCTGCGACCGCGTCGTGGTGCTTGAGCACGGTCGGATTGTCGAGCAAGGCCCGGTCTGGGAAGTGTTCGGCAATCCGCAGCACGAAGTCAGCCAGACCTTGCTCGCACCGCTGCAACACGCGTTGCCGGAAGAGCTGCAGAGTCGTTTGCAAACGCAGCCCACCGCCTCCGACGCTGCTGTGGTGTTGCGTCTGCAGTTCACCGGCAGCGCCAGTGATGAACCGGATCTGGCCGCGCTGTTCACAGCGCTCGGCGGCCGGGTGAAGTTGCTTCAGGGCGGCGTTGAGCGGATTCAGGGGCATGCGCTCGGGCAACTGTTGTTGGCCATCAGCGGTTCAGCGTTCAGCGCCGAACAATTACGCGAGCGCGCCGCACCATGGGCGCAACGAGTGGAGGTATTGGGTTATGTGGCTTGA
- a CDS encoding glycoside hydrolase, with product MSTVTCWLRQLLLMAGLCLSPASLAETLLQNPLWRVQLDPATLAVRVTPVNGATVQASTGVVAHRVSNLVQRDNRVEWQWDDGAWSLSVDLDQRDLNFSITARAASELEVLRQPGNAMGEGLIWPLAEGHYVPRGDPVWQAFLVSQGVLNATQDMSLPIWGVEHEGFSLNWLLTNPYNKQLLFSAEGDTLALSVRHQFTSLKPSTALTFSLFLGEAEPLASAKRYRQWLIDTGRHESLSRKLEKTPASRKLLGASHVYLWGNDLLGQKDVRNWPALLGKLRGQTDLAGALRGGMDGEALQLLATQTVLNRYQQSILLRSLNRALNSQARKTWQARAVPDMHALVNGYAALRGQLAREFAGAVTASPEQWGSTLSLDTIEQLQNAGLSRLWLGLGEGWEGGLWHPEAVRAGVQAGYLLAPYDSYETALSRDENPDWTTAHLGDTAYRECAIVLENRTLKSGFQQSGHYTDPRCVRPLLEKRVKAVSVAAGFNSWFLDAYATGMLFDSYRADAPMTQAQNAEGNVAASRWINETLQLPSGSEDGNATTAQGVLFAHGMQTPVIGWGDADMSKNPDSEYFVGKWFPPEQPAVFFKSVPIKEPLRRIHFDPASRLPLYQAVFHDSLITTHHWLFDSLKPSNARVENELTQLLYNVPPLYHLSAATLAQRLPLMARQDAFFRPLHERLATQALTGFQWLSEDRQVQQTSFEDGTRLLANFAPAQREVDNQTLPGESITVLLPEGTVSHYRVQATP from the coding sequence ATGTCGACGGTCACTTGCTGGCTGCGCCAACTGCTGTTAATGGCCGGTTTGTGCCTTTCGCCCGCATCGCTGGCCGAAACGCTGCTGCAAAACCCGCTGTGGCGCGTACAACTCGACCCCGCAACCCTCGCTGTGCGAGTTACTCCGGTCAACGGCGCGACTGTGCAGGCCTCGACGGGTGTCGTCGCGCACAGGGTCAGCAACCTGGTGCAACGCGACAATCGCGTCGAATGGCAATGGGACGATGGCGCCTGGTCACTCAGCGTTGATCTCGATCAACGCGACCTGAACTTCTCGATCACCGCACGCGCCGCGTCTGAACTTGAGGTCTTGCGCCAGCCCGGCAATGCCATGGGCGAGGGCCTGATCTGGCCCTTGGCCGAGGGCCATTATGTGCCGCGCGGCGATCCGGTGTGGCAGGCGTTTCTGGTGAGTCAAGGGGTGCTCAATGCCACTCAGGATATGAGTCTGCCGATCTGGGGCGTCGAGCATGAGGGATTCAGCCTCAACTGGTTGCTGACCAACCCCTACAACAAGCAACTGCTGTTCAGCGCTGAGGGCGATACGCTCGCTTTGTCGGTGCGGCATCAATTCACCTCACTCAAGCCGTCGACAGCGCTGACGTTCAGCCTGTTTCTGGGTGAGGCCGAGCCGCTGGCCAGTGCCAAGCGCTATCGACAATGGTTGATCGACACCGGTCGTCACGAAAGCCTGAGCCGCAAGCTTGAGAAAACACCGGCGTCGCGAAAGCTGTTGGGCGCCAGTCATGTCTACCTGTGGGGTAACGATCTGCTGGGGCAAAAGGATGTGCGTAACTGGCCGGCGTTGCTTGGCAAGTTGCGCGGCCAGACTGACCTTGCCGGTGCGTTGCGCGGCGGCATGGATGGTGAAGCCTTGCAACTGCTCGCCACGCAGACCGTGCTCAATCGTTATCAGCAAAGCATTCTGCTGCGTAGCCTCAATCGGGCGCTGAACTCTCAGGCGCGCAAAACCTGGCAAGCCCGCGCGGTGCCGGACATGCATGCACTGGTCAACGGTTACGCTGCCCTGCGTGGCCAACTGGCCCGCGAATTCGCCGGTGCCGTGACAGCCAGTCCCGAGCAATGGGGCAGCACCCTGTCGCTGGATACCATTGAGCAATTGCAAAACGCCGGGCTGTCGCGCTTATGGCTGGGTCTTGGCGAGGGCTGGGAGGGCGGGCTCTGGCATCCCGAGGCGGTTCGAGCAGGCGTGCAGGCCGGGTATCTGCTGGCGCCGTATGATTCTTACGAGACGGCGCTGAGTCGGGATGAGAACCCGGACTGGACCACCGCGCATCTGGGTGACACGGCTTACCGCGAGTGCGCCATCGTGCTGGAAAATCGCACGCTGAAAAGCGGCTTTCAGCAATCGGGTCATTACACCGACCCACGTTGCGTGCGCCCTTTGCTGGAGAAACGAGTCAAAGCGGTCAGCGTCGCCGCCGGTTTCAACAGTTGGTTTCTCGATGCCTACGCCACCGGCATGTTGTTCGACAGCTACCGCGCGGACGCCCCCATGACGCAGGCGCAGAATGCCGAGGGCAACGTCGCGGCGTCGCGCTGGATCAACGAAACGCTGCAATTGCCCAGCGGCTCCGAGGATGGCAATGCGACCACGGCTCAAGGCGTGCTGTTCGCCCATGGCATGCAGACACCGGTGATCGGTTGGGGCGATGCTGACATGAGTAAAAATCCGGATTCGGAATACTTTGTCGGCAAATGGTTTCCGCCGGAGCAACCGGCCGTGTTCTTCAAATCCGTGCCAATAAAGGAACCGTTGCGGCGCATTCACTTTGACCCGGCCAGCCGTTTGCCGCTGTATCAAGCGGTGTTCCACGATTCGCTCATCACCACCCATCACTGGTTGTTCGACAGCCTTAAACCGAGCAACGCAAGGGTGGAAAACGAACTGACGCAATTGCTCTACAACGTGCCGCCGCTGTACCACCTGAGTGCGGCAACGCTGGCGCAACGACTGCCGCTGATGGCCCGTCAGGACGCATTCTTCCGTCCGCTGCATGAGCGCCTGGCGACGCAGGCGCTGACCGGTTTCCAATGGCTGAGCGAAGATCGGCAGGTGCAGCAGACTTCATTTGAAGACGGCACTCGGCTGCTGGCCAACTTCGCTCCAGCCCAGCGTGAAGTGGACAACCAGACCCTGCCCGGCGAAAGCATCACCGTGCTGCTGCCGGAAGGTACCGTCAGCCACTACCGGGTGCAGGCAACTCCCTGA
- a CDS encoding MetQ/NlpA family ABC transporter substrate-binding protein — MTQKTLSHPVKALALALGLFSSAIFAADAPLKIGTTAAFAIPLEAAVEESSKQGLKVELVEFTDWIAPNVSLAAGDIDVNYFQHIPFLENAKAAAGFDLVPFAPGIINNVGLYSKKYKSFDELPEGASVAIANDPINSGRGLQLLAKAGLITLKPGVGYKATEDDIVANPKKIKILQVEAVQLVRAYDDADLVQGYPAYIRLAKTFDAGSALLFDGLDHKEYVIQFVIQPKSKTDPRLIKFVDIYQHSPAVRAALDKAHGKLYQAGWES; from the coding sequence ATGACCCAGAAAACCCTGTCTCACCCAGTCAAAGCACTGGCCCTGGCCCTCGGCCTGTTCAGCTCGGCGATCTTCGCCGCCGACGCCCCGTTGAAAATCGGCACCACCGCCGCCTTCGCCATTCCGCTGGAAGCCGCCGTCGAAGAATCCTCCAAACAGGGCCTCAAAGTTGAGTTAGTGGAGTTCACCGACTGGATCGCACCGAACGTCAGCCTCGCCGCCGGCGACATCGACGTGAACTACTTCCAGCACATCCCGTTCCTGGAAAACGCCAAAGCCGCCGCGGGTTTTGATCTGGTGCCGTTCGCCCCGGGGATCATCAACAACGTTGGTCTCTACTCGAAAAAATACAAAAGCTTCGATGAGCTGCCAGAAGGCGCCAGCGTCGCCATCGCCAACGACCCGATCAACAGCGGCCGTGGTTTGCAGCTGCTGGCCAAGGCCGGTTTGATCACGCTGAAACCGGGCGTCGGCTACAAGGCTACCGAAGACGACATCGTCGCCAACCCGAAGAAGATCAAAATCCTCCAGGTCGAAGCCGTGCAATTGGTACGCGCCTATGACGACGCCGATCTGGTCCAGGGCTACCCGGCCTACATTCGTCTGGCGAAGACCTTCGATGCCGGTTCGGCGCTGCTGTTCGACGGCCTCGACCACAAGGAATACGTGATTCAGTTCGTCATCCAGCCGAAGAGCAAAACCGATCCGCGCCTGATCAAGTTCGTCGACATCTACCAGCACTCACCAGCCGTTCGCGCGGCACTGGATAAGGCCCACGGCAAGCTGTATCAAGCCGGTTGGGAAAGCTGA
- a CDS encoding methionine ABC transporter permease, which produces MWLDRLLQGFIDTFLMVGVSSLIALLAGIPMAVILVTSDKGGIYEAPILNRALGAFVNLFRSIPFLILMVALIPFTRLIVGTTYGVWAAVVPLTIAATPFFARIAEVSLREVDHGLIEAAQAMGCRRWHIVWHVLLPEALPGIVGGFTITLVTMINSSAMAGAIGAGGLGDIAYRYGYQRFDSQIMLTVIVLLVALVAVIQLGGDRLARGLNKR; this is translated from the coding sequence ATGTGGCTTGATCGCTTGCTGCAAGGCTTTATCGACACCTTCCTGATGGTCGGTGTGTCGTCGCTGATCGCCCTGCTGGCGGGGATTCCCATGGCGGTGATTCTGGTCACCAGCGACAAGGGCGGGATCTATGAAGCGCCGATACTCAATCGCGCCTTGGGCGCGTTCGTGAACCTGTTCCGCTCGATCCCGTTTCTGATTCTGATGGTCGCGCTGATTCCGTTTACCCGGTTGATTGTCGGCACCACCTACGGTGTCTGGGCTGCGGTTGTGCCGCTGACGATTGCGGCAACACCGTTCTTTGCGCGGATTGCCGAAGTGAGTCTGCGCGAGGTCGATCATGGTTTGATCGAAGCGGCGCAAGCGATGGGCTGCCGGCGCTGGCACATTGTCTGGCATGTGTTGTTGCCAGAAGCGCTGCCGGGGATTGTCGGCGGGTTCACCATCACGCTGGTGACGATGATCAACTCTTCCGCGATGGCCGGGGCGATTGGCGCTGGCGGGTTGGGGGATATCGCCTATCGCTACGGCTATCAGCGCTTTGACAGCCAGATCATGTTGACGGTGATTGTCTTGCTGGTGGCGTTGGTGGCGGTGATTCAGTTGGGCGGGGATCGGTTGGCGCGGGGGTTGAACAAGCGCTGA
- a CDS encoding efflux RND transporter permease subunit has translation MKGSFNLSEWALKHQSFVWYLMFVALLMGVFSYFNLGREEDPSFTIKTMVIQTKWPGATQEETLAQVTDRIEKKLEELDSLDYVKSYTRPGESTVYVYLRDTTSAKDIPEIWYQVRKKIDDIRGQFPKGIQGPGFNDEFGDVFGSVYAFTADGLTMRQLRDYVEQARAEIRNVPGLGKIEMIGQQDEVIYLNFSTRKLAALGIDQRQVVQSLQSQNAVTPAGVIEAGPERISVRTSGQFASEKDLAEVNLKLNDRFYRLADIADITRGYTDPATPEFRFDGKPAIGLAIAMQKGGNVQAFGKALHQRIDELTADLPVGVGVHTVSDQAVVVEEAVGGFTSALFEAVIIVLVVSFISLGVRAGLVVACSIPLVLAMVFVFMEYSGITMQRISLGALIIALGLLVDDAMITVEMMVTRLEMGESKEEAATFAYTSTAFPMLTGTLVTVAGFVPIGLNASSAGEYTFTLFAVIAVAMLVSWVVAVFFAPVIGVHILSANVKPHDAEPGRVGRAFNGGLLWAMRNRWWAIGITVLLFALSIFCMRFVQNQFFPASDRPEILVDLNLPQNASIDETRKAVDKLEETLKGDPDIVRWSTYIGQGAIRFYLPLDQQLQNPYYAQLVIVSKDFEAREALSQRLRERLHKDFVGIGSYVQALEMGPPVGRPIQYRVSGKDIDQVRKHAIDLATELDKNSHIGEIIYDWNEPGKVLRIDIAQDKARQLGLSSEDVANLMNSIVSGAPLTQVNDDIYLINVVGRAVNSERGTPETLQNLQIVTPNGTSIPLLAFATVRYELEQPLVWRRDRLPTITIKASVRDEIQPTDLVKLLKPSIDAFADKLPVGYKVATGGTVEESGKAQGPIAKVLPLMLFLMATFLMIQLHSVQKMFLVASVAPLGLIGVVLALVPTGTPMGFVAILGILALIGIIIRNSVILVTQIDEFEKKGYAPWDAVVEATEHRRRPILLTAAAASMGMIPIAREVFWGPMAYAMIGGIVVATLLTLLFLPALYVAWYKIREPKKDASSSTH, from the coding sequence GCTGATGGGCGTGTTCTCGTACTTCAATCTGGGTCGCGAAGAAGACCCGTCGTTCACTATCAAGACCATGGTGATCCAGACCAAATGGCCGGGCGCGACCCAGGAAGAAACCCTCGCGCAGGTCACCGACCGCATCGAGAAAAAACTCGAAGAACTCGACTCCCTCGACTACGTGAAAAGTTACACGCGCCCCGGCGAATCGACGGTGTACGTGTACCTGCGCGACACCACCAGTGCCAAGGACATCCCGGAAATCTGGTACCAGGTGCGCAAGAAGATCGACGACATTCGCGGGCAGTTCCCCAAAGGTATTCAGGGGCCCGGGTTCAACGACGAGTTCGGTGATGTGTTCGGCTCGGTCTACGCCTTCACCGCCGACGGCCTGACCATGCGCCAGTTGCGCGATTACGTAGAACAGGCGCGGGCCGAGATCCGCAATGTGCCGGGGCTGGGCAAGATCGAAATGATCGGCCAGCAGGACGAAGTGATTTATCTGAACTTCTCTACCCGCAAACTGGCGGCGTTGGGTATCGATCAGCGTCAGGTTGTGCAGAGCCTGCAATCGCAGAACGCCGTGACCCCGGCCGGTGTGATCGAGGCCGGCCCTGAGCGGATTTCCGTGCGCACTTCGGGGCAGTTCGCCTCGGAAAAAGATCTCGCCGAGGTCAATCTCAAGCTCAACGACCGTTTCTATCGTTTGGCTGACATCGCCGACATCACTCGCGGTTACACCGATCCGGCTACCCCGGAATTCCGCTTCGACGGCAAACCGGCCATCGGTCTGGCGATTGCCATGCAGAAGGGCGGCAACGTTCAGGCGTTCGGCAAGGCGTTGCACCAGCGCATCGATGAACTGACCGCAGACTTGCCGGTTGGCGTGGGTGTGCACACCGTGTCCGATCAGGCGGTGGTGGTGGAAGAAGCCGTGGGTGGCTTTACCAGTGCCCTGTTCGAGGCGGTGATCATCGTGCTGGTGGTCAGCTTCATCAGCCTCGGCGTGCGCGCCGGCCTGGTGGTGGCGTGCTCGATTCCGCTGGTGCTGGCGATGGTGTTTGTGTTCATGGAATACAGTGGCATCACCATGCAGCGGATTTCCCTTGGAGCCTTGATCATCGCCCTCGGCCTGTTGGTGGACGATGCGATGATCACCGTGGAGATGATGGTCACACGCCTGGAAATGGGCGAGAGCAAGGAGGAGGCCGCGACGTTCGCCTACACCTCGACGGCGTTCCCGATGCTCACCGGGACGCTGGTGACCGTCGCGGGTTTTGTGCCCATCGGCCTCAATGCCAGCTCCGCCGGTGAGTACACCTTCACCCTGTTCGCGGTGATTGCAGTGGCGATGCTGGTGTCGTGGGTGGTGGCGGTGTTCTTCGCTCCGGTGATCGGCGTGCACATTCTCAGCGCCAACGTGAAACCCCATGACGCCGAGCCGGGCCGCGTCGGGCGTGCGTTCAATGGCGGTCTGTTGTGGGCGATGCGCAATCGCTGGTGGGCGATCGGTATCACCGTGCTGCTGTTTGCCCTGTCGATTTTTTGCATGCGCTTTGTGCAGAACCAGTTCTTTCCGGCATCGGACCGCCCGGAAATTCTCGTCGACCTGAACCTGCCCCAAAATGCCTCCATCGACGAAACACGCAAGGCCGTCGACAAGCTTGAAGAAACCCTCAAAGGCGACCCGGACATTGTGCGCTGGAGCACCTACATCGGTCAGGGCGCGATCCGTTTCTACCTGCCGCTCGACCAGCAATTGCAAAACCCGTACTACGCACAACTGGTGATCGTCAGCAAAGACTTCGAGGCCCGTGAGGCACTGAGTCAGCGTCTGCGCGAGCGCTTGCACAAGGACTTCGTCGGCATCGGCAGTTACGTCCAGGCGCTGGAAATGGGCCCGCCGGTCGGGCGGCCGATCCAGTACCGGGTCAGTGGCAAGGACATCGATCAAGTGCGCAAGCACGCCATCGACCTCGCCACGGAACTGGACAAGAACTCGCACATCGGCGAGATCATTTATGACTGGAACGAGCCGGGCAAAGTCCTGCGCATCGACATCGCCCAGGACAAGGCGCGGCAGCTCGGGCTGTCGTCCGAAGACGTGGCGAACCTGATGAACAGTATCGTCAGTGGCGCGCCTCTGACCCAGGTCAACGACGACATCTACCTGATCAATGTGGTCGGCCGGGCGGTGAATTCGGAGCGCGGTACGCCGGAAACCCTGCAGAATCTGCAGATCGTTACGCCCAACGGCACATCGATTCCGTTACTGGCGTTCGCCACTGTGCGCTATGAACTGGAACAGCCGCTGGTGTGGCGTCGCGACCGTTTGCCGACCATCACCATCAAGGCCTCGGTGCGCGACGAGATCCAGCCGACCGATCTGGTGAAACTGCTCAAGCCGTCGATTGATGCCTTCGCTGACAAACTGCCAGTGGGCTACAAGGTCGCCACTGGCGGTACGGTCGAGGAAAGCGGCAAGGCCCAAGGGCCGATTGCCAAGGTCTTGCCGTTGATGCTGTTTTTGATGGCGACCTTTCTGATGATCCAGTTGCACAGCGTGCAGAAGATGTTCCTCGTCGCGAGTGTCGCGCCGCTCGGGCTGATCGGCGTGGTGCTGGCGCTGGTGCCGACTGGCACGCCGATGGGTTTCGTGGCGATTCTGGGGATTCTGGCGCTGATCGGCATCATCATCCGTAACTCGGTGATTCTGGTGACGCAGATCGATGAGTTCGAGAAGAAAGGCTATGCGCCGTGGGATGCGGTGGTCGAGGCGACCGAGCATCGGCGTCGGCCGATCCTGCTGACCGCTGCGGCGGCGAGCATGGGCATGATCCCGATCGCCAGGGAAGTGTTCTGGGGGCCGATGGCGTACGCGATGATTGGCGGGATTGTGGTGGCGACGTTGCTGACGTTGTTGTTCCTGCCGGCGCTGTATGTGGCCTGGTACAAGATTCGCGAGCCGAAGAAGGACGCCTCGTCATCGACCCACTGA